In Longimicrobiales bacterium, the following are encoded in one genomic region:
- a CDS encoding SprT family zinc-dependent metalloprotease, whose translation MLTPTDFLHALRERGTVHVRCVRFRHNRHTVWSLTQRGTVLNVHAAYRRATPSLLDAFARIAIEGGITSRHSRAAAEEISDWPDLKTALADLRRQHADRTAGSVGGGAAHCCATPDQHAYLRTLYHFFNTTRFDGRLPDNVPVRLSNRMKSALGHMMPGVTKDEERRVTEIALNVDLMLPGNGAERADTLLHEMAHVADYLESGGRGHGASWKAWAQGVGCRPTTLYDRPVRYRKRRRDAVTRVPPLPAALSAQRSALAEAATQA comes from the coding sequence GTGCTGACACCGACAGACTTCCTGCACGCACTCCGGGAGCGCGGCACAGTGCACGTAAGATGCGTGCGCTTTCGCCACAACCGCCACACGGTGTGGTCGCTGACACAGCGAGGTACGGTGTTGAACGTCCACGCCGCCTACCGCCGTGCGACACCAAGCCTGCTGGACGCGTTCGCCAGAATAGCGATCGAGGGAGGTATCACTTCTCGACATTCGCGCGCAGCCGCCGAAGAAATCAGTGACTGGCCTGACCTCAAGACAGCCCTCGCCGACCTGCGCCGGCAGCACGCAGACCGCACTGCAGGCTCAGTAGGCGGTGGCGCTGCACATTGTTGCGCCACTCCGGATCAACACGCCTACCTACGGACCTTGTATCACTTCTTCAATACCACTCGCTTCGACGGACGGCTTCCAGACAACGTGCCTGTTCGGCTCAGCAACCGAATGAAGTCAGCCCTCGGTCATATGATGCCGGGCGTCACGAAAGACGAAGAGCGTCGAGTGACCGAGATCGCGCTGAACGTTGACCTCATGCTCCCGGGGAATGGAGCGGAGCGTGCCGACACACTTCTCCACGAGATGGCGCACGTCGCTGACTACCTTGAGTCGGGGGGACGCGGTCACGGTGCATCCTGGAAGGCATGGGCGCAGGGGGTGGGTTGTCGACCCACGACACTGTATGACCGGCCAGTCCGATACCGGAAGCGGCGGCGGGATGCTGTCACGCGCGTTCCGCCTCTCCCCGCCGCGCTGTCCGCCCAGAGGTCCGCGCTCGCTGAAGCGGCTACTCAGGCCTAA
- the tkt gene encoding transketolase: MNSTEQLAIDAIRVLSMDAVQQANSGHPGTPMALAPVGYVLFHRHLSHNPRDPQWLDRDRFILSIGHASMLMYSLLHLSGYEVSEEDIRNFRQWGSPTAGHPEYGHIPGVETTTGPLGQGIANSVGFALAERWLAERFNRPGHEVVDHHTIALCSDGDVMEGISHEAGAIAGHQQLGKLIWIWDDNRITIEGGTDLSTSTDQGARFASYGWHVLHVEDGNDVDAIDAAIAAGKAETARPTFIVLRTTIAYGSPGKAGTSASHGTPLGADEIAATKANLGYPSTEPFHVDAGAREHWSSCVPKGKTAQTEWQASFDAYRSAHPDLAGEYEQVMAGGLPDGWDAEVPDLAATTSADATRGWSGKVIQGLAAGMPNLIGGSADLGGSNKTDIKGADSLLPATPAGRVVHYGVREHAMGSIMNGMTLHGGVRPYAGTFLIFSDYMRPAIRLAGLMEQPVVYVFSHDSIGLGEDGPTHQPVEHMAALRAIPNVMDLRPGDGPETEVAWRVAIERKNGPSFLALSRQKVAVLAREGSAAADENSGDVLASADGLRRGGYVLAEATGGEPEVILMASGTELGLAVDARMVLEADGIPTRVVSLPSWFLFGQQDQTYRDEVLPPSVSARVSVEAGSTFGWHRWIGDGGQAIGLDHFGASAPAEILFEKFGFTIDNVVALARDGAGR; encoded by the coding sequence ATGAACAGCACCGAACAGCTGGCGATCGATGCGATTCGGGTTCTTTCGATGGACGCCGTACAGCAGGCGAACTCCGGGCACCCGGGTACACCGATGGCCCTGGCCCCGGTGGGATATGTGCTTTTCCATCGTCACTTGAGTCACAATCCGCGTGATCCGCAGTGGCTGGACCGTGACCGCTTCATTCTCTCGATCGGGCATGCGTCGATGCTCATGTACTCTCTCCTGCACCTCAGCGGCTACGAGGTCTCGGAAGAAGATATCCGGAACTTCCGGCAGTGGGGCTCGCCCACGGCTGGGCACCCGGAGTACGGACATATCCCTGGGGTCGAGACGACCACCGGTCCATTGGGGCAGGGGATCGCCAACTCAGTCGGGTTCGCACTCGCTGAGCGTTGGCTCGCGGAGCGGTTCAATCGGCCGGGACACGAGGTCGTGGACCACCACACGATCGCGCTGTGCTCCGACGGTGATGTCATGGAGGGTATCTCGCATGAGGCAGGAGCCATCGCGGGCCATCAGCAGCTCGGGAAATTGATCTGGATCTGGGATGACAACCGGATCACCATCGAGGGCGGGACCGACCTCTCCACCTCTACTGATCAGGGCGCTCGTTTCGCGTCGTACGGATGGCACGTGCTCCATGTCGAAGACGGAAACGACGTGGATGCGATCGACGCGGCCATAGCCGCAGGCAAGGCCGAGACCGCCCGCCCGACGTTCATCGTCCTCCGCACGACCATCGCATACGGGAGCCCCGGAAAGGCCGGGACGTCTGCATCGCACGGTACGCCACTGGGAGCAGACGAGATCGCTGCGACCAAGGCGAACCTCGGCTACCCTTCGACCGAGCCCTTCCACGTCGATGCGGGGGCTCGTGAGCACTGGAGCTCGTGCGTGCCGAAGGGAAAGACTGCACAGACTGAATGGCAGGCGAGCTTTGATGCTTACCGGTCCGCTCATCCTGATCTCGCGGGTGAGTACGAGCAGGTGATGGCTGGTGGATTGCCGGACGGGTGGGACGCAGAAGTGCCTGACTTGGCTGCGACTACCTCTGCCGATGCCACGCGCGGTTGGTCAGGGAAAGTCATCCAGGGACTCGCCGCAGGCATGCCGAACCTCATTGGTGGTTCGGCCGACCTAGGTGGTTCGAACAAGACTGATATCAAGGGAGCTGACAGCTTGCTGCCGGCTACTCCGGCGGGTCGGGTCGTCCACTATGGCGTCCGAGAGCACGCAATGGGGTCAATCATGAACGGCATGACCCTGCACGGGGGTGTCCGCCCCTACGCTGGGACGTTCCTGATCTTCTCCGACTACATGCGGCCGGCGATTCGTCTCGCGGGGCTGATGGAGCAGCCGGTTGTGTACGTGTTCTCGCACGACTCGATCGGTCTCGGCGAAGACGGCCCCACGCATCAGCCGGTCGAGCATATGGCGGCGCTGCGCGCGATTCCGAACGTCATGGATCTGAGGCCTGGAGATGGCCCTGAGACGGAGGTGGCGTGGCGGGTTGCGATCGAACGAAAGAACGGCCCGTCCTTCCTGGCGTTGAGCCGCCAGAAGGTGGCCGTGCTCGCTCGCGAGGGAAGTGCCGCAGCGGACGAGAACTCCGGAGATGTGCTCGCGTCTGCAGACGGACTTCGCCGCGGTGGGTATGTGTTAGCCGAGGCCACGGGTGGAGAACCCGAGGTGATTCTCATGGCGAGTGGAACTGAGCTTGGCCTGGCCGTCGACGCGCGTATGGTGCTCGAAGCCGATGGGATTCCGACGAGAGTAGTGAGTCTGCCGAGCTGGTTCCTCTTCGGTCAGCAGGATCAGACGTATCGAGACGAGGTCCTCCCACCTTCGGTGTCGGCTCGCGTTTCTGTCGAGGCCGGAAGCACATTCGGCTGGCACCGCTGGATCGGTGACGGTGGGCAGGCTATTGGGCTCGATCACTTTGGTGCGTCCGCACCGGCAGAAATTCTCTTCGAAAAGTTCGGATTCACGATCGACAATGTCGTCGCCCTCGCTCGGGATGGGGCTGGCCGCTAG
- the leuS gene encoding leucine--tRNA ligase has protein sequence MAHEEKDGYNPSEVEEKWQRLWEERGTNTLTREELRNAEDPFYNLMMFPYPSAEGLHVGNIYAFAGADTHGRFQRLLGKTVFEPMGFDAFGIHSENFALKIGTHPMDLIPSNVKNFTRQLRRIGGMFDWEHSVDTTHPSYYKWTQWIFLQFFKAGLAEQKEAPVNWCPSCMTVLSNEQVVGGACERCSTPVEQRRITQWFFRITKYAQRLLDNLEDLDWSTTTVKAQSNWIGRSTGAQLHFPVVDAAGEPTGTKIEVYTTRPDTVFGATYVVLSPEHPLVQEVTDDGQRPSVYAYVDKAAKKDLVARQKTDKTKTGVPTGGFCRNPATGQLIPIWVADYVLMEYGTGAIMAVPGHDSRDFEFAEQFELPIVRVVAGPDDNADTPLTEAYVGAGRLVHSGLFDGIDVKESVDAVTAWAAEQGWGDAKVNFRLHDWCISRQRYWGPPIPIVHCEACGPVAVPEDQLPVILPRVEDFKPDDSGISPLARVEEWYKTTCPECGAGARRETDVSDTFLDSGWYFIRYPSADFDDVPFDPEITKKWLPLNTYIGGNEHAVLHLLYSRFITMVLKDLGHIDFEEPYQVFRAHGLIIADGTKMSKSKGNVIVPDPIIEEFGADTFRTYLMFLGPFEEGGDYRPQGIQGPHGFLHRLWDTVVSAGDREPNAAVERKVHQTIRQVTDQLPKLGYNTAIAALMECLNVIRSGGRSAARAEVEPLIVMVAPFAPHMAEELWERLGHEDSIFDGGNWPDFDPEKAVESTIEIAIQVNGKRRAAIQMPKDAEEAIVVAAARADENVRRHLEGVQERRVIYVPGRLVNFVVG, from the coding sequence ATGGCCCACGAAGAAAAAGACGGGTACAACCCGTCGGAAGTCGAAGAGAAGTGGCAGCGTCTCTGGGAAGAGCGAGGCACGAACACGCTCACGCGTGAGGAGCTGAGGAACGCGGAGGACCCGTTCTACAACCTCATGATGTTCCCGTATCCGTCCGCAGAGGGACTTCACGTCGGCAACATCTACGCATTCGCAGGCGCAGACACGCACGGCCGCTTTCAGCGACTCCTCGGCAAGACGGTCTTCGAGCCGATGGGCTTCGACGCGTTCGGGATTCACTCCGAGAATTTCGCACTGAAGATCGGCACGCATCCGATGGATCTGATCCCGTCGAACGTCAAGAACTTTACGCGACAGTTGCGCCGTATCGGCGGCATGTTCGACTGGGAGCACTCGGTCGATACAACCCACCCGTCCTACTACAAATGGACGCAGTGGATTTTCCTGCAGTTTTTCAAGGCAGGGCTGGCCGAGCAGAAGGAGGCGCCGGTCAATTGGTGTCCCTCATGCATGACCGTGCTGTCGAACGAGCAGGTCGTTGGAGGAGCGTGCGAGCGCTGCAGTACGCCTGTCGAACAACGACGCATCACGCAGTGGTTCTTCCGGATCACGAAATACGCACAGCGCCTGCTCGACAATCTCGAGGACCTGGACTGGTCGACCACGACGGTCAAGGCGCAGTCGAACTGGATCGGCCGAAGTACGGGGGCCCAGCTCCACTTCCCCGTGGTCGACGCAGCCGGGGAGCCCACCGGGACGAAGATCGAGGTCTACACGACACGTCCGGATACGGTGTTCGGGGCGACGTACGTTGTTCTGTCTCCTGAGCATCCGCTCGTGCAGGAGGTCACTGACGACGGCCAGCGCCCCTCGGTATATGCGTATGTCGACAAGGCCGCGAAGAAGGACCTCGTGGCCCGACAGAAGACCGACAAGACGAAGACTGGTGTGCCAACGGGTGGCTTCTGTCGGAATCCCGCGACGGGACAATTGATCCCGATCTGGGTCGCCGACTACGTGCTCATGGAGTACGGGACCGGCGCGATCATGGCGGTACCCGGCCACGATAGTCGTGACTTCGAGTTTGCCGAGCAGTTCGAGTTGCCGATCGTTCGCGTCGTCGCGGGTCCTGACGACAATGCCGATACGCCACTGACGGAAGCCTACGTTGGCGCTGGGCGGCTGGTGCATTCCGGTTTGTTCGACGGGATAGACGTGAAGGAGTCCGTGGACGCGGTCACCGCGTGGGCGGCCGAGCAGGGATGGGGTGACGCGAAGGTCAATTTCCGCCTCCATGACTGGTGCATTTCGCGGCAGCGATACTGGGGTCCTCCTATTCCGATCGTTCACTGTGAGGCGTGTGGGCCGGTCGCGGTACCCGAGGATCAGCTTCCGGTCATTCTGCCGCGAGTTGAGGATTTTAAGCCCGATGATTCAGGGATCAGCCCTCTGGCTCGGGTCGAAGAGTGGTACAAGACGACGTGTCCGGAGTGTGGAGCAGGCGCGCGTCGGGAGACTGACGTGTCCGACACGTTCCTTGATTCGGGCTGGTACTTCATCCGGTACCCATCTGCAGATTTCGACGATGTGCCGTTCGATCCTGAGATCACGAAGAAGTGGTTGCCGCTGAACACGTACATCGGTGGGAATGAACACGCCGTGCTGCACCTGCTTTACTCACGGTTCATCACGATGGTGCTGAAGGACCTGGGCCATATCGACTTTGAAGAGCCGTACCAGGTCTTCCGGGCGCACGGGCTCATAATTGCCGACGGCACGAAGATGTCGAAGAGCAAGGGGAACGTGATCGTCCCTGACCCGATTATTGAGGAATTCGGTGCGGACACCTTCCGCACTTACCTGATGTTCCTGGGGCCGTTCGAGGAGGGTGGTGACTATCGCCCGCAGGGGATCCAGGGGCCACACGGCTTCCTGCATCGCCTCTGGGACACCGTGGTCTCTGCCGGTGACAGAGAGCCGAACGCGGCAGTGGAACGGAAGGTTCATCAGACGATTCGCCAGGTGACGGACCAGTTGCCAAAGCTCGGCTACAACACGGCGATTGCGGCACTGATGGAGTGCCTAAACGTGATTCGATCCGGGGGACGCTCCGCCGCACGGGCCGAAGTCGAGCCGCTGATCGTCATGGTTGCTCCGTTTGCGCCTCACATGGCAGAGGAGCTCTGGGAACGCCTGGGGCATGAAGACAGCATCTTCGATGGCGGAAACTGGCCTGACTTTGACCCGGAAAAGGCGGTCGAGTCCACTATCGAGATCGCGATCCAGGTCAACGGAAAGCGGCGTGCTGCGATCCAGATGCCCAAGGACGCCGAGGAGGCGATTGTCGTCGCTGCGGCGAGGGCCGACGAGAATGTGCGTCGGCATCTGGAGGGGGTCCAGGAGCGGCGCGTGATTTATGTGCCGGGACGCCTCGTGAATTTTGTCGTGGGCTAA
- a CDS encoding ABC transporter ATP-binding protein, producing the protein MSKPKKKISGASLRNAFEEIIWPRKNLIGIGLILIVMNRLSGLALPLVSRYIIDGPTTGDTDRLPFYLSIVAGAIAIQASTSYAMTMLLSVEAQNLIANLRSQVQKHVLQLPVRVHDNTKTGELVSRIMDDVEGVRNLVGTGLVQLVGGTITTIVAFVFLMRTNVAMTGLALVPLAAFGFVSIRAFQTLRPAFRERGKIRAEVIGRLTEALGGIRIIKGFHAVDKEGDIFLEGVMKIFANVKTTLTTSSLVTSLGTFFIGMASVLILGYGSLLIGQDLLTAGELISFILLLGFLIAPVLQMANIGTQMTEAFAGLDRTAEVLGWPQEDDDPERTVTMPAITGHLVFEDVRFRYDDDKPVLHGVSFEATPGMVVALVGSSGSGKSTMAGLAATFLTPDSGRVVMDGVDLRTVNLASYRKQLGLVFQDDFLFDGTIRDNLRFASPEATDAEIDDAAEKAYIREFSDRFPDGLETIIGERGVKLSGGQRQRVTIARALLADPRVLLLDEATSSLDTESEALIQASLDDLLRDRTTIVIAHRLTTIQRADLILVLEGGEVVERGKHDDLMTAEGRYHQLYTVQARI; encoded by the coding sequence ATGTCGAAACCCAAGAAAAAGATCTCCGGCGCGAGCCTGCGCAACGCGTTCGAAGAGATCATATGGCCGCGGAAGAATCTGATCGGAATCGGATTGATTCTGATCGTCATGAACCGCCTTTCAGGACTCGCCCTCCCGCTCGTGTCGCGCTACATCATCGACGGACCCACGACTGGCGATACCGACCGCCTTCCCTTCTACCTGAGCATTGTCGCAGGAGCTATCGCGATCCAGGCGTCGACGTCATACGCGATGACGATGCTGCTCAGCGTGGAGGCACAGAACCTCATCGCGAACCTGCGGTCACAGGTGCAGAAGCACGTGCTGCAGCTTCCCGTGCGCGTCCATGACAACACCAAGACCGGTGAACTGGTGTCCCGGATCATGGATGACGTCGAAGGTGTCAGAAACCTTGTGGGGACTGGACTCGTGCAGCTTGTCGGCGGGACGATCACCACGATCGTTGCGTTCGTATTCCTCATGCGTACGAACGTCGCAATGACAGGTCTGGCCCTCGTGCCACTCGCCGCGTTCGGCTTTGTGTCCATAAGGGCGTTTCAGACGCTGCGCCCCGCCTTCCGCGAGCGTGGAAAGATAAGGGCGGAGGTCATTGGCCGCCTGACTGAAGCCCTCGGTGGCATCCGGATCATCAAAGGATTCCACGCGGTCGACAAAGAGGGGGACATCTTCCTGGAAGGGGTCATGAAGATCTTCGCAAACGTGAAGACGACCCTCACCACATCGAGCCTGGTGACGAGTCTCGGCACGTTCTTCATAGGCATGGCGAGCGTTCTTATTCTCGGCTACGGAAGCCTTCTTATCGGTCAGGACCTGCTCACCGCAGGTGAGCTCATTTCGTTCATTCTCCTGCTCGGTTTCCTGATTGCCCCGGTCCTCCAGATGGCGAACATCGGGACCCAGATGACCGAGGCGTTCGCTGGACTCGATCGTACTGCGGAAGTCTTGGGCTGGCCCCAGGAAGACGATGACCCGGAGCGTACGGTGACGATGCCCGCGATCACGGGACATCTCGTATTCGAGGACGTCCGCTTCCGGTATGATGACGACAAGCCGGTACTGCATGGTGTTTCCTTCGAAGCGACGCCAGGCATGGTCGTGGCACTCGTCGGAAGTTCCGGTTCAGGTAAATCCACGATGGCCGGGCTCGCAGCGACGTTCCTGACGCCGGACTCAGGTCGCGTGGTCATGGACGGTGTCGACCTGCGCACGGTGAACCTCGCGAGCTATCGGAAGCAGCTTGGACTGGTGTTCCAGGACGACTTCCTCTTCGACGGGACGATTCGAGACAATCTCCGATTTGCGAGCCCCGAGGCGACGGACGCGGAAATCGATGACGCGGCAGAGAAGGCTTATATAAGGGAATTTTCCGATCGGTTCCCGGACGGCCTGGAGACGATCATAGGCGAGCGAGGGGTCAAACTGAGCGGTGGTCAGCGTCAGCGCGTAACAATCGCACGAGCCCTGCTCGCCGACCCACGTGTTCTGCTCTTGGATGAGGCGACGTCCAGCCTCGACACCGAAAGCGAAGCTTTGATCCAGGCGAGCCTGGACGACCTGCTTCGCGACCGTACCACCATCGTGATCGCACATCGCCTCACAACGATCCAGCGAGCAGACCTGATCCTGGTGCTTGAGGGCGGAGAGGTGGTCGAGCGCGGCAAGCATGATGATCTCATGACGGCCGAGGGCCGCTACCACCAACTCTACACCGTGCAGGCACGTATCTAG
- a CDS encoding MBL fold metallo-hydrolase, which yields MNSSRRDFVRTLGMAGVGFAAGPAGLSAAMRMASKIAIDPYAIVLGIAQDAGMPQVGCYADRCNKAREREQPRFASSLALVNPDADRFYLVDATPDITRQLDLIDEPRFRTRAGERRPFDGIFLTHAHIGHYAGLAVLGREGLGMAPTPTYCTERMAAYLRENGPWELMVREGRLDLYPITPDAWTHIDPQLEARALLVPHRPEYADTVGWMFRGPSQTVLYLPDIDSWERWELDVADVVASVDTALLDGSFYSGAEVPGRNIEDIPHPLMPHSMDVLQERVESGDRVVFTHINNTNPAIFEDSPEAAEVRSRGFEIATEGLRIPL from the coding sequence ATGAACTCTTCAAGGCGTGACTTCGTGCGGACGCTAGGGATGGCTGGCGTCGGATTCGCCGCAGGGCCTGCGGGGCTGTCGGCTGCGATGCGGATGGCGAGCAAGATTGCCATTGACCCATATGCCATCGTGCTCGGCATCGCCCAGGATGCCGGGATGCCCCAGGTCGGTTGCTATGCGGACCGCTGCAACAAGGCTCGTGAGCGTGAGCAGCCCCGCTTCGCATCGTCACTCGCACTCGTGAATCCTGATGCCGACCGCTTCTACCTGGTCGATGCGACACCGGACATCACCAGACAGCTAGACCTGATTGACGAGCCCAGGTTTCGGACGAGGGCAGGGGAGCGAAGGCCGTTCGATGGGATCTTCCTGACCCATGCCCACATCGGCCACTACGCGGGTCTCGCCGTCCTCGGGCGCGAGGGACTCGGCATGGCTCCGACGCCGACGTACTGCACTGAGCGAATGGCGGCCTACCTGAGGGAGAACGGTCCCTGGGAATTGATGGTGCGTGAGGGACGTCTCGATCTCTATCCGATTACGCCCGACGCGTGGACACACATCGACCCGCAACTCGAGGCCCGGGCGCTCCTCGTGCCGCACCGCCCCGAGTATGCCGATACGGTAGGGTGGATGTTCCGGGGACCGAGCCAGACCGTCCTATACCTGCCCGACATCGACTCTTGGGAACGGTGGGAGCTCGACGTAGCCGATGTCGTCGCGAGCGTGGACACCGCCCTCCTCGATGGGTCGTTCTATTCAGGTGCGGAAGTGCCGGGTCGAAATATCGAAGACATTCCGCATCCGCTCATGCCACACTCGATGGATGTGCTTCAAGAACGTGTTGAGTCGGGCGACCGGGTCGTCTTCACGCATATCAACAACACGAATCCGGCCATCTTCGAGGACAGCCCCGAAGCGGCGGAAGTACGGTCTCGCGGCTTCGAAATCGCGACCGAAGGTTTGAGGATTCCACTCTAG